A single Dunckerocampus dactyliophorus isolate RoL2022-P2 chromosome 2, RoL_Ddac_1.1, whole genome shotgun sequence DNA region contains:
- the LOC129177904 gene encoding carbohydrate sulfotransferase 15-like, which translates to MPATDSMTHMDYKYTLLGVTGEERGKRPLLLQVDEAPVNLFAILEVKRELPRRWSTLGSFRKIRLYSVLFGVAVMFLIMASYVLVGDKKGLLLTPSPYHISGLVSPGPFAFNVSSVKDYAHMQLVVKSIASKVEFSSGRQLPELRALVHSEQHMFSVIPRKFLPGVRNPCWYEEYTGNVTSDPYGTNLYARYSRRFRTVFTHLRTTFRKHLFYREGKLYRIRCLPYFYIIGQPKCGTTDLYDRLRLHPDVKFTTFKEPHWWTRKRFGIIRPSEGFHDRYPVEDYLDLFDQAAYLIRGNLTTNDSGALGRPNVIIGEASASTMWDNNAWVYFYDNTTKGEPPFLIQDFVHALQPDARFIVMLRDPVERLYSDYLYFGIANKSVEDFHEKVSESLQLFEGCLGEYTMRSCVYNTTVNNAMPVRLQVGLYIVYLLDWLSVFSREQILVLRLEDHASNRKYTMHQVFQFLNLGPLTKQMESEITGSPASNTRRPADKNLGPMLPITKDILRHFYTPFNQKLAKVLRNDSFLWDFKP; encoded by the exons ATGCCGGCCACCGACAGCATGACACACATGGACTACAAGTACACCCTGCTCGGCGTCAcaggagaagagagaggcaAGAGGCCGTTGCTCCTGCAGGTGGATGAAGCGCCTGTGAACCTGTTCGCCATCCTGGAGGTGAAAAGAGAGCTCCCGAGGAGATGGAGCACGCTGGGCAGCTTCCGCAAGATTCGCCTCTACAGCGTCCTCTTCGGCGTGGCCGTCATGTTCCTCATCATGGCCTCCTATGTACTGGTGGGGGACAAGAAGGGTCTGCTGCTCACGCCGTCACCGTATCACATCAGCGGCCTGGTCAGCCCCGGACCCTTCGCCTTCAACGTGTCGTCGGTCAAGGACTATGCGCACATGCAGCTGGTGGTCAAGTCTATCGCGTCCAAGGTGGAGTTCAGCAGCGGGCGGCAGCTTCCAGAGCTCAGGGCGTTGGTTCACAGCGAGCAACAT ATGTTTTCAGTCATCCCCCGCAAATTCCTGCCAGGCGTCCGCAACCCCTGCTGGTACGAGGAGTACACCGGCAACGTCACCTCGGACCCGTACGGGACAAACTTGTACGCACGCTACTCCCGGCGCTTTCGCACCGTTTTCACACATTTGAGGACCACTTTCAGAAAGCATTTGTTCTACCGCGAAGGGAAGCTATACCGCATCCGCTGCCTGCCATATTTCTACATCATCGGACAGCCCAAGTGCGGCACCACGGATCTTTACGACCGACTGCGGCTGCATCCTGACGTCAAGTTCACCACCTTCAAAGAGCCGCACTGGTGGACCCGCAAGAGATTTG GCATCATCCGTCCAAGCGAGGGCTTCCATGACCGCTACCCAGTGGAGGACTACCTGGACTTGTTCGATCAGGCTGCTTATCTCATCCGAGGCAACCTCACGACCAACGACAGTGGGGCGCTCGGCCGGCCCAACGTCATCATCG GAGAAGCCAGCGCCTCCACCATGTGGGACAACAATGCCTGGGTGTACTTCTACGACAACACCACCAAGGGAGAGCCACCCTTCCTCATCCAAGACTTTGTTCACGCCCTGCAGCCCGATGCACGGTTCATTGTCATGCTCAGGGACCCGGTGGAAAG ACTCTACTCGGACTACTTGTACTTCGGCATCGCCAACAAGTCAGTGGAGGATTTCCACGAGAAAGTGTCGGAGTCGCTGCAGCTGTTCGAGGGCTGCCTGGGCGAGTACACCATGCGTTCTTGTGTGTACAACACCACCGTCAACAACGCCATGCCA GTGCGGCTGCAGGTGGGTCTCTACATCGTCTACTTGCTGGACTGGCTGAGCGTTTTCAGCAGGGAGCAGATTCTGGTGCTGAGGCTGGAGGACCATGCCTCCAACAGGAAGTACACCATGCACCAAGTCTTTCAATTCCTTAACCTgg ggCCGCTGACAAAACAAATGGAGTCGGAGATCACAGGAAGCCCCGCCTCCAACACCAGGAGGCCGGCAGACAAAAACCTGGGCCCCATGCTGCCCATCACGAAAGATATCCTACGCCATTTTTACACGCCCTTCAACCAGAAGCTGGCCAAAGTGTTGCGTAATGACTCTTTCCTCTGGGACTTCAAGCCCTGA